The Artemia franciscana chromosome 11, ASM3288406v1, whole genome shotgun sequence genome has a segment encoding these proteins:
- the LOC136033303 gene encoding guanine nucleotide-binding protein G(q) subunit alpha-like, with amino-acid sequence MGCCLSDEAKEQKRINQEIEMQIKRDKKKQREEVKLVLLGTGESGKSTFIKQMRIIHGKGYSDEDRSGFKKLVFQNIFEVIQSIIRAMESLQIDYEESGCIDKARAVNEVDSGKVTTFESPYVKYIKELWNDLGVKKAYERRREYQVTDSAEYYLKHLDRIADPNYLPTEQDILRVRVPTTGINEYRFDLKGVTFRIVDVGGQRGERRKWLHCFEDVTSVIFLASLSEYDQVLFESDRENRMKESLALFKTIINYPWFKNSSFILFLNKTDLLQEKIKLSDFINYFPEYNGPKQDVEQVQKFILKMFLDLKTKQKKTIYHYFTCATDTDNIRNVFEAVKNIILKLNLKEYKLI; translated from the coding sequence ATGGGTTGTTGTTTATCTGATGAAGCAAAGGAACAGAAACGAATTAATCAAGAGATCGAAATGCAAATCAAAAgggataagaaaaaacaaagggaAGAAGTAAAATTGGTATTATTAGGGACTGGAGAGTCTGGTAAGTCAACGTTTATCAAACAGATGAGAATCATCCATGGGAAAGGATATTCAGATGAAGATAGAAGTGGTTTTAAAAAGCTTGTATTTCAAAACATATTTGAAGTGATACAATCTATAATTAGAGCCATGGAGTCCCTCCAAATTGATTATGAAGAATCAGGGTGTATTGATAAAGCAAGGGCTGTGAATGAGGTGGACAGTGGAAAAGTGACCACGTTTGAAAGTCCCtatgtaaaatatattaaagagcTCTGGAATGACCTTGGAGTTAAAAAAGCCTATGAGAGAAGGCGGGAGTACCAGGTAACAGATTCAGCTGAATATTACCTCAAACATTTAGATCGTATTGCGGATCCAAACTATTTGCCTACAGAGCAAGACATACTACGAGTCCGAGTGCCAACAACAGGCATTAATGAATACCGATTTGATTTAAAAGGAGTCACATTTCGAATAGTTGATGTCGGTGGCCAGAGGGGCGAGCGACGGAAATGGCTACACTGTTTTGAGGACGTCACTTCAGTCATTTTCCTAGCATCTCTTTCCGAGTATGATCAAGTTCTCTTCGAATCCGATAGAGAGAATAGAATGAAGGAATCATTAGCTTTAttcaaaacaataataaattatcCATGGTTCAAAAATTCCTCTTTTAtcctgtttttaaataaaacagatCTTCTTCAAGAAAAGATCAAGCTTTCGGATTTCATCAATTATTTTCCAGAATATAATGGTCCGAAGCAAGATGTTGAACAAGTCCAGAAGTTCATTCTGAAGATGTTTCTTGATTTGAAAACCAAACAGAAAAAGACTATTTACCATTATTTCACTTGTGCGACCGATACAGATAACATAAGGAATGTATTTGAAGCggtgaaaaatataatattgaagttaaatttgaaagaatacaaattaataTAA